The Thermofilaceae archaeon genomic sequence TTGAGGAGCTCATCGTGCGTCCCCTCCTCCACCACCCTCCCGTCCTCGATCACGATGATCCGGTCGGCGAGCCTCATGGTGCTCGGCCTCTGCGTGATGAGGATGATCGTCTTCCCCCTGAAGTGCTTCGTGATCGCCTCGTAGATCGCCCTCTCCGTCTCGGCGTCCACGCTGGAGAGGGAGTCGTCGAGGATGATGATCTTCGGGTCGATGAGCAGCGTGCGGGCGATCGCCAGCCTCTGCCGCTGGCCGCCCGAGAGGGTGACGCCCCGCTCGCCGACGGGCGTGTCGTAGCCCTGGGGCAGGCTGGCGATGAAGTCGTGGAGCATCGCCAGCTTAGCGGCCCTCTCGATCTCCTCCTGGGTGGCGTCGGGCTTCCCGTAGGCGATGTTGTTCCGTATCGTGTCGGGGAAGATGTAGATGTCCTGGTGGACGATCCCGATCTGCCTCCTCAGCGAGTCCAGCTTCACATCCCTCACGTCCACGCCGTCTATCAGGATTTGGCCGCGCTGAGGGTCGTAGAGCCTCGGGATCAGCTGGACCAGCGTGCTCTTCCCGCTGCCGGCGGGCCCAACGATCGCGACGATTTCGCCCGGCCTCACCTTGAAGCTGACCCCCTTGAGGACCCACTTCTCGTTGTCGTAGCTGAACCAGACGTCTCTCAGCTCAACCTCCCCCCTGCTGACCACGAGGGGGGTCGCGTTGGGCGACTCCTTCACTTCAGGCTCGATGCTGAGGATCTCGAAGACCCTCTTCGACGCGACCTTGGCGTACATGTAGTCCACGGTGAAGAAGCCGAAGAAGATGAAGGGCCACGTGATCATGCCGGCGTACATCGACATAGAGACGAGCATGCCGACGCTCAACTCGCCGGCTGCGACGAGCCCGCCGCCGGCCCAGAAGACGATCAGCGCGCTCAGGCTCGCGAGGAAGCCGACGAAGGGCCAGGTGGAGGCCCTGAGCCGAGCCAGCTTCAGGTTCAAGCCGAGCATCTCGTCGTTGACCGCCTTGAAGCGGGGCCACAGGGTGGATAAGGCGTTCAAGGAGCGGACGACCTTCAGCCCGCTGGTCACCTCAGTCACGTGCGAGGTCATCCTGCCGTAAACCTCCCTCGAAGCTTCGAACAATGGTCTGGCGCGGCTGGCGAACCTCCTAACCAGGAGGTAGACGAAGGGTAGGGGTGCGAGCGCGTAGAGCGCGAGCCTCGCGTTGATCGACGTCATGTAGTAGCCAGCTACTGCAAGCGTGAAAACGGCGCTCGCTAAACCGGAGAAGGCTGAAGCGAGGAAGCGGGAGATCACGTCTATGTCGCTCGTCGCCCGGGCGACCAGCTGGCCCGTGTCAATCCTCCTGTAGAAGCCGAGCGAGAGCTCCTGCAGGTGGGAGTAGACGTCGTTCCTCAAGTCGAAGGCGATACCCTGGGACAGGTACTGGGAGGTTACGCCGCTGAAGTAGGAGAGCACGCCCTGCGCGAGGATGAGCGCGACGATCGGTAGGGCGTAGGTGAGCAGCTTGTCGAACTCGCCAGCAGTGAGCGCGTTCAACGCCAAGCCGCCGAGGTAGGGGGCGCTCATGCCGAGTATCGATCCGATGAGCGCCAGCGCCAGTGAGGCGGCCGCCAGCTTCCAACGCTTGAGCAAGTAGCTTTTCATCCCCGGGCTCCTGCCTGTTTTCGCGAAAACCCCGTCGCTGCTCACGGTACAACACCCTGTAGCGCTACAACCCTATGGGTTAATAAGCGCGATGATGCCATACATCTCGCGATTACTATAAGAAACTTAGTTTATAAGGTTTTTTATTCCATCTAGGCTCGACCCGTTTTCCCTCTGCTGAGCGGGGCTCCGGCCAGTGGTGCGAGTACCGCTACGGCTGCGACGAGGGCGTACCCGGCCAGCTGCACCAGCGGTGCTGCAGCGGAAACGGCCCTCGTGATAATCAGCGCGGCCAGCAGCGCTACAACGGCGGCTGCCGCTTTCGCCGGCAGAGGAGGCTTCTCCGGAATCTTCTGGCGGACCATCGGGTAGGCGGAGAGCCCGATTGTGACGCCCCCAACGCGGGCGTACACTACGTCGAGGTGCAGGAGGTAGAGGAGGGATACGGCTGCACCGTACGCGGCGAGGAACAGCGACTGCTTCCAACGCTCCCACTTCTCGGACGCGCGGATCATCTGAAAGGCTGCGAGCGTTGAAGCTAAGCCCAGCAGGATGCCGCCCGCCACGTCGTGGGGGTAGTGGACCACGAGCTCGAGGCGCGAGTAGGAGACTAGCGCTACGATCACTGCGCCCAGTGCGGCGGCGTAGGCGTCCCGCAGCTTGAGGGCGATGGAGGACCAAAAGGAGGTGGATGTTTGAGCGTGGCCGCTGGGGAAGCCGTAGCCGCTCACCTCGATCTTCCAGAGCTCCCGCGGGGGCCTTGGGAGGGCTAGCGCGTTCTTCAGCAGCACGTTGGTCCACCCGCTCGTCATAAGGGAGAGGAGCGCGTAGAACCCGAGCTCGTGCGATACGAGGGTGTAGAGGAGGATGGAGAGGGCGACGTACGCCGGCTCATCACCCAGGTTTGTAACAGCGACCCAGTAGGGGTCCCACGCGCCGAGCGCGTACGCGAGCGCTGGGGATGCCAAGAGGGCTAGCGACGCGGCGAGGGCGGCCCACTCGAGGGTGCGCCTGTTCACGCGGGACCCCGCAGCTGGGCACCTATTCAATCTAACGTCGGACCCATCGTTGGCCGGCTAAGATGGACGCCAGCGCAGCGTCGATGGCGAGAAGAGCAGCGACAGCGCCCATCTCGAAGGGCAGGGTGTAGAACGCTGAGACCGCGTTGTATACCGCGTGGGCGGCGGCGGAGGAGAGGTAGCCGCCTTGATCAGCTACGATGCCCAACGCGATTCCCAGCAGCATGAAGTGCGGGAAAACTAGGGCG encodes the following:
- a CDS encoding ABC transporter ATP-binding protein yields the protein MSSDGVFAKTGRSPGMKSYLLKRWKLAAASLALALIGSILGMSAPYLGGLALNALTAGEFDKLLTYALPIVALILAQGVLSYFSGVTSQYLSQGIAFDLRNDVYSHLQELSLGFYRRIDTGQLVARATSDIDVISRFLASAFSGLASAVFTLAVAGYYMTSINARLALYALAPLPFVYLLVRRFASRARPLFEASREVYGRMTSHVTEVTSGLKVVRSLNALSTLWPRFKAVNDEMLGLNLKLARLRASTWPFVGFLASLSALIVFWAGGGLVAAGELSVGMLVSMSMYAGMITWPFIFFGFFTVDYMYAKVASKRVFEILSIEPEVKESPNATPLVVSRGEVELRDVWFSYDNEKWVLKGVSFKVRPGEIVAIVGPAGSGKSTLVQLIPRLYDPQRGQILIDGVDVRDVKLDSLRRQIGIVHQDIYIFPDTIRNNIAYGKPDATQEEIERAAKLAMLHDFIASLPQGYDTPVGERGVTLSGGQRQRLAIARTLLIDPKIIILDDSLSSVDAETERAIYEAITKHFRGKTIILITQRPSTMRLADRIIVIEDGRVVEEGTHDELLKRNGHYARLYGSLAREAAAQVR
- a CDS encoding phosphatase PAP2 family protein is translated as MNRRTLEWAALAASLALLASPALAYALGAWDPYWVAVTNLGDEPAYVALSILLYTLVSHELGFYALLSLMTSGWTNVLLKNALALPRPPRELWKIEVSGYGFPSGHAQTSTSFWSSIALKLRDAYAAALGAVIVALVSYSRLELVVHYPHDVAGGILLGLASTLAAFQMIRASEKWERWKQSLFLAAYGAAVSLLYLLHLDVVYARVGGVTIGLSAYPMVRQKIPEKPPLPAKAAAAVVALLAALIITRAVSAAAPLVQLAGYALVAAVAVLAPLAGAPLSRGKTGRA